Part of the Caballeronia sp. SL2Y3 genome is shown below.
TTCGCGCACGGCGTCGGCTTCGCCGGCGGGAATCAGCGTGTCGCACGCATATGTTTGCTGAAGCAGCGCGTTGCCGCCGCAATGGTCCGAATGCAGGTGCGTATTGACGATGAGATCGAGCTGGCGGCGCGGACCGAGCTTTTGCCTGACGAGCGCTAACGTTTGCGGCGCATGCGAAACGTAGCCGGTATCGACGAGCGCCGCGCCTTCGTCGCCAACGAACAGCACATTGTTCGACGAGAGCCAGCCGCGCTCGAACACGGTCATGGAGTCGGGTAGCGTGTTCACGGCGCGGTCTCCTTCGGCATGACGACGATGGTCGCCGTCGCCTTCATCACGTTTTCGCCGAGTTGATTCTGAGCGCCGCCTTCGAGCTTCGTCAGGTCGCCGCCGAGGCTCGCTTTCCACTTCGCTTCGATCACTTGCCAGCGCATGGTGAGCACGTCGCCGGCTTTCACGGCGCGCGTCAGTTTGATGCCGAACTCCAGGCCGAGCGGCTGCGCGTATCGCGCGAAGTGGTCGGCGATCATCGCCATGAGATGCGCGGTCGGCTGCGTGCCGGACGCGATCAGCTCGCCGAAGCGGCTTGCGCGCGCGTAGATCTCGTCGTGATGCAGCGGGTTCGTATCGTTGACGAGCGTCGCGAATTCGCGGATGGAATCGGCCGGCAGCGCGAGCGTCGCCTCGAACGATTCGCCGAGCATCACGACGCGCGCGCCTTGCCTGCGGCTCGGAATGCGCGCGAGCACGCTGCGTTTCGCAGCGTCCTCATAGGCGCTCCATTCGGCGATCTCGTCGATCGTGCGAAAGCAGCCATCGCAGAAGCCCGTTTGCGCGTTCATGCGGCAGACGTCGACGCACGGCGACGGCACGCCGTTCATTGGGCCGCCGTCTCGCGCAGCGCGACATCGGCGACCGGCGCGCCCGTCAGATCGATCAACTCTCGCGGCGACAGATTGAAGACCGCATGCGGATGCCCGGCCGCGGCCCACAGGCTGTCGAGCGCGAGCAGGTCTTCGTCGATCAGCGTGACCGGTTCGACCGCATGCCCGATCGGGCACACGCCGCCGATCGCGTAGCCGGTCTTCTCGCGCACGAACTTGGCATCGGCGCGGGCGAGCGCGCCTACGCGCGCCGCGACTTTCGCTTCGTCCACGCGATTCGCGCCGCTCGCGATCACGAGCACGGGCGCGTCGTCTTCGCGGCGGCGAAAAAGAATCGACTTGGCGATCTGCGCGATCGAGCAGTCGAGCCCGGCCGCCGCTTCCGCCGATGTCTTGCCGGTCTCCGGCAGCATCACGACCGGATGCGGATGACCGCGCTCCTGCAACAGCAACGCGACACGGCGCGCGGAATCGGGCAGGGCTTCGATAGGAGTCGGTTCGATCATGGAGTTTCTCTTCGTGGCACGCTTAGACGCAGACTTCGCCGCTCTTTTTCTTCGCGAGCAACGCGCGGCCGGCGCGCGAGGCGCTCGGCTTGCCGATTGCGCGCGAAATGAAGTCGCCGATCTCGACGAGTTCATCGAGATTCACGCCGGTCTCGATGCCGAGCCCGTTCATCAGATACACGACGTCTTCCGTCGCGACATTGCCCGTCGCGCCCTTCGCGTACGGACAGCCGCCCAGTCCCGCGACCGACGCATGAAAGATCTCGATGCCTTCGAGCAGCGCCGCATAGATGTTGCCGATGGCCTGGCCGTACGTATCGTGAAAGTGGCCGGACAGACGCTCGCGAGGAAACACCTTCGATGCCGCCGCGACCACTTCGCGCGTGCGCTTCGGCGTGGCGACGCCGATGGTATCGGCGATATCGATCTCGTCGCAGCCGAGCGCCTTCATGCGCTCGACGACGTCCACGACCGACGCCACGCTCACTTCGCCCTGATACGGACAGCCGAGCGCGCACGAAATGCTCGCGCGCAGCCGCATGCCGGCTTCCTTCGCGGCTTTCGCGACCGGCTCGAAACGCGCGATGCTCTCCGCGATGCTGCAATTGATGTTCTTCTGCGAGAACGCCTCGCTTGCCGCGCCGAAGATCACGACCTCGTCGGCCTTCGCTTCGAGCGCGCCTTCGAAGCCGCGCATGTTCGGCGTGAGCACGGAGTAGATCGTGCCCGGCCGACGCTCGATGCGGGCCATGACGGCGGCGGCGTCGGCCATTTGCGGCACCCACTTCGCCGATACGAACGACGTGGCCTCGACATTCACGACGCCCGCGCGCGCGAGCCGGTTCACGAGCTCGATCTTCGTTTCGGTCGAGACGAATTCCTTCTCGTTCTGCAGACCGTCGCGCGGTCCGACTTCGACGATTTTCACTTTCGTGGGAAGCATGGCTGTCTCCGTTATAAGCACCACGCGATTCAGTAACCGCGCTTGAAATCCACGATGCCGCTGATCGCTTCGCCACGCGCGAGCGCCCGGATCTTCGCGGCGATCTGCACGACGCTTTCCTCGCGCAACGTTTCCGCCGATATGTGCGGCGTGACGCTGACGCGCGGATGCCGCCAGAACGGATGATCGGCGGGCAGCGGCTCCGCATGGAACACGTCGAGCATTGCGCGGGACAACTGCCCGCTGTCGAGCGCGGCGAGCAGGTCGGCATCGACGACATGCGGGCCGCGCGCCACGTTCACCAGATACGCGCCGCGCGCGAGCTTGCCGAACACGCGAGCATTCAGGATGCCTTCGGTATCCGGCGTGTGCGGCAGCAGGTTGATGAGCACTTTCGCGCCGTCGAGGAACGCGTCGAATTGCGCGGGACCGGCGAAAACCTCGACGCCTGCGATGTCTTTCGGCGTGCGGCTAAAGCCGCGCACCGGCACCCCAAGAGCGACGAGCGAACGCGCCACTTCCGCGCCGAGCACGCCCAAGCCCAGCACGCCGACCGTGAAACCCTCGCGCGCATGCTGCGGAAGTTTCTGCCAGCGGCCTTCGCGTTGCTGCGCGTCGTATTCGTCGAAGCGGCGCATGAAGCGCAGCACCGCATAGGTCGCGTATTCGACCATCTGCTGCGCCATGCCGGTGTCTTCCAGACGCACGAGCATGGCGTTGGGCGGCAGCGTGCCCGGCTCCTTGCGCTCGACATCCAGAATGGCATCGACGCCCGCGCCGAGATTGAACACGGCCTTCAGGTCGGGACGATCGGCGAACAGCTCGCGCGGCGCGCGCCACACGACCGCATAGTCGGCGTGCGCATTGTCGCCCGGTTGCCAGACGCGCACGTCCGCTTCGGGCAGTTCGCGCGCGAAGTCGCGCAGCCACGCGTCGGTGTCGGTGTGTTGCTCGTAGAAGATGATTTTCATGCGGCTCACTTGGCGAACAACTGGCCGATGTCGTTGAACGCCTTGAATTCAAGCGCGTTGCCGCACGGGTCGAGGAAGAACATCGTCGCCTGCTCGCCCACTTCGCCCTTGAAGCGGATGTGCGGCTCGATGATGAACTGCGTCCCCACGCCCTTCAGACGCTCGGCGAGCGCATGCCAGTCGCTCATCGAGAGCACGACGCCGAAGTGGCGCACCGGCACGGCGTCGCCATCGACGGCGTTCTTCGCGGCGGGGCGCGCCTCGTCCGGCGAAAGATGCGCGACCAGTTGATGCCCGAAGAAATCGAAATCCACCCACTCGGGCGAACTGCGTCCTTCGAGACAGCCGAGCAACTCGCCGTAGAACGCGCGGGCGTTCTCGAGACTGGTGACCGGAAAGGCGAGATGGAACGGCTGCAGCGTGCGTTGCGTCCTCGAATGGTCCGCGTGCTCGAAGCGGCCGGCGGATTCATCGGGTAGATCGGACATACGGCCTCCCTGTGGCGACGATGCGGCGATTCGGGACATTTTACGGTGACGGAGCGCCCGGCGTGCGGCTGCGAATAACCAAATGACGATTGAATCGTTCGCGCCCGCGCTGCATCACGCGAGAATGAAGCCTGAACCGAATGCAGCGCGAGGCATGCATGAACATGAACGACGAACCTTTCCGGCGGCCGGTGCTCGTGACCGTGCCCGGACTGCACGGCAGCGAAGGCGCGCACTGGCAGAGCTGGCTGGAGCGGCAGTACGCGGAGGCATCGCGCGTCGAGCAGGCCGACTGGGACGCGCCGCATCTCGACGAATGGGCGAGCGCCGTCGAAGCGCGGCTCGACGCCTTGCAGCGGCCCGCCGTGCTCGCCGCGCACAGCTTCGGCTGTCTCGCGGTCGCGCATGCGTTCAGGCGTGCGCGCAGCCGTGCGCTCGCGCGCGTGACCGGCGTGTTGCTGGTCGCGCCGGCGAGCCCCGACAAATTCCGGCTCGCGGGCCGGTTCGAGCCCGAGCGACTTGCCGTGCCGTCGATCGTGGTCGGCAGCGAGACGGACCCGTGGATGCCGGTCGACCGTGCGCGCGATCTCGCGCAGCAGCTGGGCAGCGCGTTCGTCAATTTCGGCGATGCCGGGCACATCAACACGGCGGCGGGCTTCGGGCCGTGGCCGCACGCGAAGTATCTCGTCGATACGCTCGCGCACTACGCGCATTACGCGCCGCCCGAGGCGAACGCCGAGCGCGAGCGGTTGCAGCGTGAACATGCGTATGGCTGATGCTGTTTCGCGCATTCGATAACATAGATGGCCGCCTGCGAGCGGCCTTTCGCTTTTTTGATTACGGGGAACTCATGGCGGCATTCAGGCAAGTCGCGCTCGCGACATTGATCATGGCGACGGGCGTCGCGCACGCGGACACCACGCTGCTCAACGTCTCCTACGACGTGACGCGCGAGCTATACAAGGACATCGACGCGGCCTTCGTCGCGGACTACAAGAAGCGCACCGGCGAGACCGTTTCGGTGAGGCAGTCGCATGGGGCGTCGAGCGCGCAGGCGTTGTCGGTGATGCAGGGCTTGCAGGCGGACGTGGTGACGATGAACCAGCCGAACGACATCGACCTGCTCGCCGAGCGCGGGCAACTCGTGCCGGCCAACTGGCGCACGCGGCTGCCGAACGGCAGCGCGCCGTACACCACGACGATGGTCTTCCTCGTGCGCCACGGCAACCCGAAGCACATCAAGGACTGGAGCGATCTGGCGCGGCCCGGCGTGCAGGCGGTCATCGCGAATCCGAAGACATCGGGCAACGGACGCTACACGTATCTCGCGGCGTGGGGCTACAAGAAGCAGCAGGGCGCGACCGACGCGCAGGCGCAGGACTTCGAGAAGGCGATCTTCGCGAACGTGCCGGTGCTCGACACGGGCGGCCGCGGCGCGACGACGACGTTCACGCAGCGCGGCATCGGCGATGTGCTCGTGACGTTCGAGAACGAAGTGGGGCTGATCGAAGCGGGTGCGGGCGCGAAGGACTTCGACGCGGTGTATCCGTCGTCGAGCTTGCTGGCCGAGCCGCCGGTTTCGATCGTCGATAAGGTGGTGGACAAGCGCGGCACGCGCAAGGAGGCGCAGGCGTACCTAGACTTCTTGTACACGCCGCAAGCGCAGGAGATCATCGCGCAGCATCATCTGCGGCCGCGCAACGCGGACGTGCTCGCGAAGCATGCGAGCGAGTTCAAGCCGCTGAAGACGTTTACGGTGGAGCAGGTGTTCGGGAGCTGGCAGAAGGCGCAGCAGACGCATTTTGCGGACGGCGGGACGTTTGATCAAATCGTCGCCGACAAAAAATAAAACCCTCACGGGACTCGCGACCACCGACGCGAGCCCCGCGCTTAACGCTCAATCCCCGCAGTGCCGCGCCGCCGTTTCGTGCGCCGCTTCCGCCCGCATTCCCAGCCGCTCGATGAGCTTCCGGTCCGCTTCCGCCTGCGGATTGCTCGTCGTCAACAGTTGATCGCCGTAGAAGATCGAATTCGCGCCCGCCGCGAAGCACAGCGCCTGCAACGCCTCGTCCATCTGCTCGCGACCCGCCGACAGACGCACCATCGCCTTCGGCATCGTGATGCGCGCCACCGCGATCGTGCGCACGAACTCGAACGGATCGAGCGCCTCGGTGCCGGTCAGCGGCGTGCCCGCCACCTGCACGAGATTGTTGATCGGCACCGACTCCGGATACGGCTCCATGTTCGCGAGCTGCGAGATCAGCCCCGCACGTTCGCGACGCGATTCGCCCATGCCCACGATCCCGCCGCAACACACGTTAATGCCCGCATCGCGCACGTGCTCCAGCGTATCGAGGCGATCCTGATACGTGCGCGTCGAGATGATCTGGCCGTAGAACTCCGGCGACGTGTCGAGGTTGTGGTTGTAGTAGTCGAGGCCCGCATCGCGCAGCGCCTGCGCCTGATGCGACTCCAGCATGCCGAGCGTCACGCACGTTTCGAGGCCCATCGCCTTCACGCCGCGAATCATTTCCTTGATCGGCTCCAGATGGCGGTCCTTCGGATTGCGCCATGCCGCGCCCATGCAAAAGCGCGTCGCGCCGTTGGCCTTCGCGGCTTCGGCGGCCTTCAGCACGGCATCCACTTCCATCAGCTTGTCGGCCTTCACGCCCGTGTCGTGATGCACGGACTGCGGGCAGTACGCGCAATCTTCCTCGCAGCCGCCCGTCTTGATCGACAACAGCGTGGAAAGCTGCACGGCGTTCGGATCGAAATGCTCGCGATGCACCGTCTGCGCGCGATACAGCAAATCGTTGAACGGCAGTTCGTACAGCGCGACGACATCCGCGACGCGCCAGCGCGCGGGCGCTTGCGTCGGCGTGTGCAGTTGAACCGGTTGAGCGGTGCCGGCAGTGAGAGTCTGCGTCATGTGAGTTCAGTCCTTGAGATGAAGCGTGTCGAGCAGCGTGCGCACGTCGAGATGATCGGCGGCGCGCGCGGCATCGCGCGACGTGAGATGCGGAATCACGCCCAGAAGCGGCGCGGCGATGCGTTGCTTGAGCGTAGCGATGTTTTCGTCGGGATACAGCATATTCGGATCGACGCGATTGGCCACCCAGCCCGCGAGCGTCAGCCCGCGCGATGCAATCGCTTCGGCGGTCAGAAGCGCATGGCTGATGCAGCCGAGCCGCATGCCGACGACGAGCACCACCGGCACGTTCAGCGCGACGGCGAGATCGGCGGTGTCGTGCGTTTCGTCGAGCGGCACGCGAAAGCCGCCGACGCCTTCCACCACGACGATATCCGCGAGCGTCGAAGCCTCGCGGTGCGCATCCACGATTCGCCCGATATCCAGCGCGATGCCTTCGCGCGCCGCCGCGATATGCGGCGCGATCGGCTCGCGCATCATGAACGGCGTGCGCATGTCGGGCGGCAGCGCGACGGTCGCGGCGGCGTCCAGTTGATCGGCGTCTTCGTTGTGCAGCATGCCGTCGCGCATGACGGCGCCCGAGGCGATCGGCTTCATCGCGGCGGCGCGAAGGCCCGTGCGCGCGAAGCCGTGAAGCAGCGCGCAGGAGACGAAGGTCTTGCCGATCTCCGTATCGGTGCCGGCGACGAAAAGGGATAAAGCGCTCATAGCGTATTCAATGCGTGGTCGAGACGGTCGAGGTCTTCGCGGCTGTGCGCGGCGGAAAGCGAAATGCGCAGCCGCGACGTGCCGGACGGAACCGTCGGCGGTCGAATGGCGGGCACCCAAAGGCCATGCGCGTCGAGCGCGGCTGCAATGGCGAGCGTCTCGTCGTTGCCGCCGATCACGAGCGGCTGCACCGCCGTTTGCGAATCCACCGGAAGCCAGCGCGTGCGCTTGAGCATGGCGCGCGTGGTGTCGATGAGCGCAGCGAGATGCGCGCGTCGCGCGTCGCCTTCATCGCCCGCAATGAGCGCGATGCTCGCCGACACGGCATGCGCGACCGCAGGCGGCGCGGCCGTCGTGAAGATATACGGACGCGCGCGCTGAACGAGCCATTCGATGACGGTGGCATGCGCCGCGACGAACGCGCCCGCGACGCCCGCCGCCTTGCCGAGCGTGCCGACATAGACGAGATGCGGCGAGCGCAGCGCGAAGTGCGCGAGCGCGCCGCGACCTTGCGGGCCGAGCACGCCGAAGCCGTGCGCATCGTCGACGACGAGCCACGCGCCGTACCTTTCCGCCAGTTCGACGAGACCCGCGAGCGGCGCAACGTCGCCGTCCATGCTGAAGACCGTGTCCGTGACGATGAGTCTGGTCGCGGTTTCGTCGCGTGAGGCATCGAGCATGGCGTCGAGCGCGGCAAGGTCCGCATGCGGATAGATCTGCGTCTGCGCGCGGGAAAGCCGCACGCCGTCGATGAGCGAAGCGTGATTCAGCGCGTCGGAGAAAACGAGCGTGCCGCGCCCGGCCAGCGTCGTAAGCACGGCGAGATTCGCCATGTAACCGGTGCTGAAGTAGAGCGCGCGTGGATCGTCGACGAAGCCGCCCGAGAACGCGGCCAGATCGTCTTCGAGTCGAGCATGAGCGCGCGAATGGCCCCCGAGCAGATGCGAACCGCCGCTGCCCGCGCCGTAAAGCGCGGCGCCTTCGGCGAGCGCCGCGCGGATCGCTTCGTGCGCGGCGAGGCCGAGATAGTCGTTGCTCGCGAAGCCGATCATCGCGCGGCCATCGACGGTCATATGCGCGGAATTCGCCCCGTCGATGATCCTGCGACGGCGGCGCAAGCCGCGTGCGTCGATATCGGCGAGACCCTCATTCAGCGTCTCATAGAGCGCCTGCGTGGTGTCGTTCATGCGGCGGACTCCGCGAGCGTGGCGTCGAGCGTATCGAGCGTGCGCTGCGCGAGCAACGCGAGTTCGTCGTCGGAGAGAATGTACGGCGGCATCATGTACACCGTCTTGCCGATGGGCCGCATCAGCAGTTCGCGCTGCAACGCGTTTGCGAAGAAGCGGCGCGAGAACGCGGCATCTTCGGTATCGGCGTCGAACGCGAAGATCGTGCCGCGCTCGCGGAAGCTGCGCGTGCGCGCGTGCTTCGCGAGCGGCTGCAACGCTTCGCGCAGCAGCGCCGACTTGCGCCGGTTCTCTGCGAGCACGTTCGCGCTTTCGAACAAGTCGAGCGTCGCGAGCGCCGCGCGGCACGCGAGCGGATTGCCCGTGTACGAATGGGAATGCAGAAAGCCGCGCGTGATGTCGTCGTCGTAGAAGGCGGCGTAGATTTCATCGCGCGTGAGCACGAGCGAAAGCGGCAGATAGCCGCCGCTGATGCCCTTCGACAGACACACGAAGTCCGGCCACACGCCCGCCTGCTCGCACGCGAAGAAGGTGCCGGTGCGCCCGCAGCCGACCGCGATTTCATCGGCGATCAGATGCACGCCGAACTCGTCGCAGAGCGCGCGCAGGCGCGTGAGATACGACGCGTCGTACATCGCCATGCCGGCCGCGCACTGCACGAGCGGCTCGACGATCACCGCGGCAAGATGCGCCGCGCGTTCGGTTAAAAGCGCGCGGATTGCGTCGATCGCTGCATCCACGCCCGCCGACGCCGGCGATGCGACCACATGCGCGTGGCGAGTCAGCGGATCGTACGCATCTTTGAATAGCGCGACATCCGTCACGCCGAGCGCGCCGATGGTCTCGCCGTGATAGCTGTTCGCGAGACACGCGAATTCGCGCTTCTCGCTCTGGCCGCGATTGCGCCAGAAGTGAAAGCTCATCTTCAACGCGATTTCGACCGCCGAAGCGCCATCGGAGGCGAAGAACGCGAGGCCGAGCGTCTTCTGCGTGAGCGCGGAAAGACGCTCCGCGAGTTCGACGGCGCTCGCGTGCGTGCAGCCGGCGAGCATCGCGTGTTCGAGCGTGTCGAGTTGGTCCTTCAGCGCGCGGTTGATGTCGGGATTCGCGTGGCCGAAGAGATTGACCCACCACGAACTGATGGCGTCGAGATAGCGGTTGCCCGCCGGATCGTAGAGCCACGCGCCCTTGCCGCGTGCGATCGGCACGAGCGGCATGCGCTCGTGATGCTTCATCTGGGTACACGGGTGCCACACGGCGGCGAGCGAACGCGCGACCCAGTCTTGATTGGCTTCTGTGTTCAAAACGGCTCCCAGGCCCGCGCGAACGCGAGCCGGTACATCGGGCAGGCGCGGCGGCCTGCGCTTTTCGAGGAAACTGCGCGAGACTTTCGCGCGCTCCAATTATCCCCAAAATGCGCGCGGCCTTCGCTTTTCGCCCACGTTTTGGACAATGCAGCCGCGCGCATCCGAAATGCGAAAACGCGCTTTCGCCGGCAACGTCGCTGAACGCGACGCCTAATCGTAGGATCGCCGCCGCAAGATGCAAAAACGCCGGCCCAGCGGCCGGCGTCGTTCGAGGCGTGAACCGCGCGTTCAGCGCGAGGCCGTCTGCGTGTCCGCGCTGTTGTTCTTCCAGACCACCGCGTTATCGACCGCGTAGAGCCTGCACGGATCGCTGCTCTGCTTCTGGCAGCCGGCAATGGCCACGGCCATCGGATCGTCGCCGCCTTCCGCCCACGACCACGCGCCCGAGTCCGAGACCGCGAACGCGCGGCTCGAATACTGGCTCAGGAAATTGCGATACCCGGCGCGGCCGTTTTCATCGATGAACGGAACGGACTGCACGGCGTCGAGGCTCGCGAAATCCGTGGCGTTCGGCGCGTGCGGCTCCGCGACCTGATACTGCACGGTGGTCGGCATGCCGATTTGCGCGAGAAACGCCTTCACGCGCGGCCACCAGACCTGCACGCCGTCGCGATCGCCCACCAGACGGTGCGCGTCGTTCTTGTAATGGCCGAAGTCGATCATGTTCGACCGCGCGCCGTGCGAGACGAAAGCCGTGTACATCTGCGACGCGAGATCGCCCGGCCAGACCGAATCGTTATCGCCGTACAGCCACAGCGACGGCAGGCGGACATTCTCGCCGTACGCGCCGAAGGCATCGACGAGATTCTTCTGCCAGCCCGCGCATTCGTCCTGCCGCAAGCCGCCCGAGAAATTGATGAGACCGCGCACGCCCGGCGCGGACAGCGCATCGCGCGCGCCGTAGGCGATGGTCGTCAGCCCGCCGTGCGACGTGCCCGCGACGACGATATGCGTCTTGTCGACGTAGGGCTGCGCGCTCATGTACTCGACGGTCGCGGCGACATCGCGCGCCTGCGCGAAACCGTTGGCTTCGACATTGCAGCCGTGGCCCGAATAGTCGCCGCCGGAGCCCGCGAAGCCGCGGCGGTTCGGCACCACGACGACATAGCCGTGACGCACGAACTCGCGCGCGAGCGCGACCGGCCGGTTGCGCGGCTGCGCGTGCGAATCGCCAGGGAGCTTGCCGTGGTTGAAGACGATCATCGGGAACGGGCCCGCGCCGTCCGGTTTGAAGACGGTGGTTTCGAGCGCGATGTCGTCTTCCGGCACCTCGATGACCGTTTCGTTCAGGCCATTCGCGACGACCGGCAGCCGCGCGTCGAGCGCATCCGGAATCTGGCTGAAGACGGGTGCCGTGAGCCCTTCGGACTGGCGGATGCCGCCGATCGGTTCGGCGTGGACGACGGACGCGACGAGCGACGCCGCGAGCGAGCATGCCATGCTGCATCCGACCAACCAGGTTCTGATCGCCATCCGTGAACTCCGACCGCACTCGAATCAATGTGTTGATATGACGCGGACCCGAATCGCCGGTTGAAGTCACAAGCTGGCCGCGCTGCTGATGATGAGCAGTATCGAATGCCGGGCGTTGGAGTCATGCGTTGAAAAGGCATGACAAATGGCTTCAGACTGGAAAAAACGGGTTGCCGCATGTGGCCGGGCGCAAGAATGGCAGCGCCCTGACGCAAACACAGAGTACCCGTTCAAAATTGCACTGCACAATAAAGGAAACCCCGTAACGGCTTAATCTGAAAGGAGAAGTTCAGGAAATTAGTACCGTCTTCTTTTTAAGCGAAGATTTACTTTTGGATCGTGTCGCCGTCGATATAAATCCAATGGCTCTCGGCATTGCGTATGAAACGGCTCGCTTCGTGCAGCCGATGCGCGCGCCCGCCGACTTTATATCGCGCGACGAATTCGACTTCTTCGTGGTCGCCGTCGATGACCGTGTGCCGTCTGATCTGCAAGCCGAGCCAGCGTGTGCCGTCGCCGGAAGCGTCGAGATCGGGCGGACAGGTTTTCGCGTCCCATGTCGCGCGCAGATAGGCCGTGTCGCCGAGCACATAGGCGGTGTAGCGCGAGCGCATGAGTTTCATGGCGTTCGCCGGAAAAGCGCCGCCGTCGATGAAGCGGCCGCAGCAGTCTTCATAGCGCGGCGCGCGCGCGTTCGGGCGCTGCGACGGTGACGCGCCGCCGCAAGGACAATCCACGGGCTTCATGCATCGACTCCCGGCATCTCGACATGGCCGGGCTGATTGCGCACGCGGCCCAGCCACGCGCGAATGGCCGGATAGCGCGAAAGATCGAGACCCGCTTCGTCAGCCACATGCGTGTAGGCGTAGAGCGCGATGTCGGCCACCGTATAGCGCTCGCCGACGAAGAACGTGCGCGACGCGAGATGCTGCTCCATCACGTCGAGCGCGCGATACGAACCGGCGGTTTTCTCCGGCAGACGCGGATCGTCCGGCTGCTTCAGAAACTCGCGAATGAAGCGCGCCACCGCGACATACGGCTCGTGGCTGTACTGCTCGAAGAACATCCATTGCAGCACTTGCGCGCGTTCGAGGCGCTCGTCGGGAAGCAGCGCGGAGCCGTCGGCGAGATAGCAGAGAATGGCGTCGGATTCGGAGAGCGTCGTCGTTTCGTCGATGACGAGCACCGGCACCTTGCCGTTCGGGTTCAGCTTGCGGAAGGCGTCGGTGCGCGTCGCGCCGTGCATCATGTCCACTTCGTGCCAGACATACGGCACGTTCAGTTGTTCGAGCGCGAGCCGCACCTTGTAGCAGTTGCCGGACGCTGAAACGCCGTGCACGTGATATGTCATTCCCCGATTCTCCTTGTCATGGCGCGGCTCACCAGTCGAGCCGCGTGCCGTCGTACTGAATGAAGCGGCCGTTGTAGTCGTCGCGCAGCGCGTAAGCTTCCGCGATGACGGCGCGCATGCCGGTAACGCTGCGCGCCACGTCGATGGCCGCGGACGGCCCGCCCATCTCCGTGCGCACCCAGCCCGGGTGCAGCGCGAGGCACGCGGAATGCCGCGACTGTACCGATGCGACCTTCAGCGCCGAATTGAGCGCCGCCTTGCTCGCGCGATACAGCCAGCCGG
Proteins encoded:
- a CDS encoding DUF1289 domain-containing protein; the encoded protein is MNAQTGFCDGCFRTIDEIAEWSAYEDAAKRSVLARIPSRRQGARVVMLGESFEATLALPADSIREFATLVNDTNPLHHDEIYARASRFGELIASGTQPTAHLMAMIADHFARYAQPLGLEFGIKLTRAVKAGDVLTMRWQVIEAKWKASLGGDLTKLEGGAQNQLGENVMKATATIVVMPKETAP
- a CDS encoding YbaK/EbsC family protein; its protein translation is MIEPTPIEALPDSARRVALLLQERGHPHPVVMLPETGKTSAEAAAGLDCSIAQIAKSILFRRREDDAPVLVIASGANRVDEAKVAARVGALARADAKFVREKTGYAIGGVCPIGHAVEPVTLIDEDLLALDSLWAAAGHPHAVFNLSPRELIDLTGAPVADVALRETAAQ
- a CDS encoding hydroxymethylglutaryl-CoA lyase, which codes for MLPTKVKIVEVGPRDGLQNEKEFVSTETKIELVNRLARAGVVNVEATSFVSAKWVPQMADAAAVMARIERRPGTIYSVLTPNMRGFEGALEAKADEVVIFGAASEAFSQKNINCSIAESIARFEPVAKAAKEAGMRLRASISCALGCPYQGEVSVASVVDVVERMKALGCDEIDIADTIGVATPKRTREVVAAASKVFPRERLSGHFHDTYGQAIGNIYAALLEGIEIFHASVAGLGGCPYAKGATGNVATEDVVYLMNGLGIETGVNLDELVEIGDFISRAIGKPSASRAGRALLAKKKSGEVCV
- a CDS encoding glyoxylate/hydroxypyruvate reductase A, yielding MKIIFYEQHTDTDAWLRDFARELPEADVRVWQPGDNAHADYAVVWRAPRELFADRPDLKAVFNLGAGVDAILDVERKEPGTLPPNAMLVRLEDTGMAQQMVEYATYAVLRFMRRFDEYDAQQREGRWQKLPQHAREGFTVGVLGLGVLGAEVARSLVALGVPVRGFSRTPKDIAGVEVFAGPAQFDAFLDGAKVLINLLPHTPDTEGILNARVFGKLARGAYLVNVARGPHVVDADLLAALDSGQLSRAMLDVFHAEPLPADHPFWRHPRVSVTPHISAETLREESVVQIAAKIRALARGEAISGIVDFKRGY
- a CDS encoding VOC family protein, whose amino-acid sequence is MSDLPDESAGRFEHADHSRTQRTLQPFHLAFPVTSLENARAFYGELLGCLEGRSSPEWVDFDFFGHQLVAHLSPDEARPAAKNAVDGDAVPVRHFGVVLSMSDWHALAERLKGVGTQFIIEPHIRFKGEVGEQATMFFLDPCGNALEFKAFNDIGQLFAK
- a CDS encoding alpha/beta hydrolase translates to MNDEPFRRPVLVTVPGLHGSEGAHWQSWLERQYAEASRVEQADWDAPHLDEWASAVEARLDALQRPAVLAAHSFGCLAVAHAFRRARSRALARVTGVLLVAPASPDKFRLAGRFEPERLAVPSIVVGSETDPWMPVDRARDLAQQLGSAFVNFGDAGHINTAAGFGPWPHAKYLVDTLAHYAHYAPPEANAERERLQREHAYG
- a CDS encoding sulfate ABC transporter substrate-binding protein, producing MAAFRQVALATLIMATGVAHADTTLLNVSYDVTRELYKDIDAAFVADYKKRTGETVSVRQSHGASSAQALSVMQGLQADVVTMNQPNDIDLLAERGQLVPANWRTRLPNGSAPYTTTMVFLVRHGNPKHIKDWSDLARPGVQAVIANPKTSGNGRYTYLAAWGYKKQQGATDAQAQDFEKAIFANVPVLDTGGRGATTTFTQRGIGDVLVTFENEVGLIEAGAGAKDFDAVYPSSSLLAEPPVSIVDKVVDKRGTRKEAQAYLDFLYTPQAQEIIAQHHLRPRNADVLAKHASEFKPLKTFTVEQVFGSWQKAQQTHFADGGTFDQIVADKK
- the bioB gene encoding biotin synthase BioB, which translates into the protein MTQTLTAGTAQPVQLHTPTQAPARWRVADVVALYELPFNDLLYRAQTVHREHFDPNAVQLSTLLSIKTGGCEEDCAYCPQSVHHDTGVKADKLMEVDAVLKAAEAAKANGATRFCMGAAWRNPKDRHLEPIKEMIRGVKAMGLETCVTLGMLESHQAQALRDAGLDYYNHNLDTSPEFYGQIISTRTYQDRLDTLEHVRDAGINVCCGGIVGMGESRRERAGLISQLANMEPYPESVPINNLVQVAGTPLTGTEALDPFEFVRTIAVARITMPKAMVRLSAGREQMDEALQALCFAAGANSIFYGDQLLTTSNPQAEADRKLIERLGMRAEAAHETAARHCGD
- the bioD gene encoding dethiobiotin synthase → MSALSLFVAGTDTEIGKTFVSCALLHGFARTGLRAAAMKPIASGAVMRDGMLHNEDADQLDAAATVALPPDMRTPFMMREPIAPHIAAAREGIALDIGRIVDAHREASTLADIVVVEGVGGFRVPLDETHDTADLAVALNVPVVLVVGMRLGCISHALLTAEAIASRGLTLAGWVANRVDPNMLYPDENIATLKQRIAAPLLGVIPHLTSRDAARAADHLDVRTLLDTLHLKD